In Phacochoerus africanus isolate WHEZ1 chromosome 2, ROS_Pafr_v1, whole genome shotgun sequence, one DNA window encodes the following:
- the NDUFA8 gene encoding NADH dehydrogenase [ubiquinone] 1 alpha subcomplex subunit 8 produces the protein MPGIVELPTLEDLKVQEVKVSSSVLKAAAHHYGAQCDKPNKEFMLCRWEEKDPRRCLEEGKLVNQCALDFFRQIKRHCAEPFTEYWTCIDYSGLQLFRHCRKQQAKFDECVLDKLGWVRPDLGELSKVTKVKTDRPLPENPYHSRARPEPNPEAEGDLKPAKHGSRLFFWTM, from the exons ATGCCGGGCATAGTGGAGCTGCCCACTCTGGAGGATCTGAAAGTGCAGGAG GTGAAAGTCAGTTCTTCTGTGCTCAAAGCCGCGGCCCATCACTACGGAGCTCAGTGCGATAAGCCCAACAAGGAGTTCATGCTCTGCCGGTGGGAGGAGAAGGACCCAAGGCGGTGTTTAGAGGAAGGCAAGCTCGTCAACCAATGCGCCCTGGACTTCTTTAG GCAGATAAAGCGGCATTGTGCAGAGCCTTTTACAGAATACTGGACCTGCATTGATTACTCCGGCCTGCAGCTCTTTCGTCACTGTCGCAAGCAGCAGGCAAAGTTTGACGAGTGTGTGCTGGACAAACTGGGCTGGGTGCGGCCTGACCTGGGGGAGCTGTCTAAG GTCACCAAAGTGAAAACAGATCGGCCTTTACCAGAGAATCCTTATCACTCAAGAGCAAGGCCAGAGCCCAACCCTGAGGCAGAAGGCGATCTGAAGCCTGCCAAACATGGCAGCCGCCTCTTTTTCTGGACCATGTGA
- the MORN5 gene encoding MORN repeat-containing protein 5 isoform X4, which produces MEYTGSQYIGEFVDGRMEGKAEYILPTETKYVGEMKDGMFHGQGTLYFPSGSRFDAVWEKGLVVKGRYTFSDGLQYDAENWHYCDSYDRRFYTEICHGLKPAGLSTQERQYTGAVTLKGHQLLFLSRWFQHPLSWGAVPGSPLL; this is translated from the exons ATGGAGTACACCGGGAGCCAATATATTGGGGAATTTGTAGATGGGAG GATGGAGGGCAAAGCCGAATACATCCTCCCTACTGAAACAAAATATGTTGGTGAAATGAAGGACGGCATGTTTCATGGCCAAGGAACCTTGTACTTCCCCAGCGGGAGCCGATTTGATGCCGTTTGGGAGAAAGGATTGGTGGTGAAG GGCAGGTACACCTTCTCGGATGGGCTGCAGTACGACGCTGAGAACTGGCACTACTGTGACAGCTACGATCGGAGATTTTACACTGAGATCTGCCACGGCTTGAAGCCTGCAG GCCTCAGCACCCAGGAGAGACAATACACAGGGGCCGTGACCTTGAAGGGACAccaactcctctttctctcccggTGGTTTCAACATCCCCTGTCCTGGGGGGCGGTTCCAGGCTCTCCCCTCCTCTGA